Proteins from a single region of Croceicoccus marinus:
- a CDS encoding class I adenylate-forming enzyme family protein, whose protein sequence is MSRRQCREILTAPGQRFEMEEVEIRGVRLRTWKNAPPSLRAIALAGRTHGDSEFVVYEDERVTFDGWFRAVATLAHHLQELGVRKGDRVALAMRNLPEWPVAFFAATSIGAIIVPLNAWWTSAELTYGLSDSGAKVLICDDERWERIAPHAGELPGLERALVSRAATPLSPPASALEDLIGTPPDYTSLPPRELPDVSILPDDDATIFYTSGTTGMPKGALGTHRNITTNVLSGAYAVACAALRRGEVPPEPVKKTGLVVIPLFHVTACSASLMGSVVAGNRAVYMYRWDPEKAFAIIEREKVNATGGVPTIAWQLLDHPARDRFDLSSIESIAYGGAPAAPELVRRIHAEFGALPSNGYGMTETMATVTSHSSEDYLNRPDSCGHPVAVVDIKITGEDGETELPPGEVGEIWVRGPQVVKGYWNKPEETAECFIEGWVRTGDLGRMDEEGFLFIVDRAKDMIIRGGENIYSCEVENVLYDHPAVSDAALVGLPHPTLGEEPAAVVYLAPGKTASEAELQAWVGERLARFKVPVRIGFSPETLPRNANGKILKGELQHLLDGATEKATTGEVRPPSSG, encoded by the coding sequence ATGAGCCGCCGGCAATGCCGCGAGATCCTGACCGCGCCCGGCCAGCGATTCGAGATGGAAGAGGTCGAGATCCGCGGCGTGCGCCTGCGCACCTGGAAGAACGCCCCGCCCAGCCTGCGCGCCATCGCGCTGGCGGGCCGCACACATGGCGACAGCGAATTCGTGGTGTACGAGGATGAGCGCGTCACCTTCGACGGCTGGTTCCGCGCCGTCGCCACCCTGGCGCATCATTTGCAGGAACTGGGCGTCCGAAAGGGCGACCGCGTCGCGCTGGCGATGCGCAACCTGCCCGAATGGCCGGTCGCCTTCTTCGCCGCCACTTCCATCGGCGCGATCATCGTGCCGCTCAACGCATGGTGGACCAGCGCGGAACTTACCTATGGCCTGTCGGATTCGGGCGCCAAGGTGCTGATCTGCGACGACGAGCGGTGGGAGCGCATCGCGCCGCATGCGGGCGAATTGCCCGGTCTGGAACGCGCGCTCGTCTCGCGCGCGGCAACGCCGCTCTCGCCTCCGGCCTCCGCGCTGGAGGATCTGATCGGCACGCCGCCCGATTACACTTCTCTGCCCCCGCGCGAACTGCCCGATGTCTCGATTCTGCCCGATGACGATGCCACGATATTCTACACCAGCGGCACCACCGGCATGCCCAAGGGCGCGCTGGGCACGCATCGCAACATCACCACCAATGTGCTGTCGGGCGCCTATGCGGTCGCCTGCGCCGCGCTGCGCCGGGGAGAGGTTCCGCCCGAGCCGGTGAAGAAGACCGGGCTGGTCGTCATACCGCTGTTCCACGTCACCGCCTGCTCGGCCAGCCTGATGGGCAGCGTGGTCGCGGGCAACCGCGCGGTCTACATGTACCGCTGGGACCCGGAAAAAGCCTTCGCCATCATCGAGCGCGAGAAGGTCAACGCCACCGGCGGCGTGCCGACCATCGCATGGCAATTGCTGGACCACCCGGCGAGGGACAGGTTCGACCTCTCCTCGATCGAATCCATCGCCTATGGCGGCGCCCCCGCCGCGCCCGAACTGGTCCGCCGCATCCACGCCGAATTCGGCGCATTGCCCAGCAACGGATATGGCATGACCGAGACGATGGCGACCGTCACCAGCCATTCGAGCGAGGACTATCTCAACCGCCCCGACAGCTGCGGCCATCCCGTGGCGGTCGTCGACATCAAGATTACCGGCGAGGACGGCGAGACCGAACTGCCGCCCGGCGAAGTGGGCGAGATCTGGGTGCGCGGGCCGCAGGTGGTGAAAGGCTATTGGAACAAGCCCGAGGAAACCGCCGAATGCTTCATCGAAGGCTGGGTCCGCACCGGCGACCTGGGCCGCATGGACGAGGAAGGCTTCCTGTTCATCGTCGACCGCGCCAAGGACATGATCATTCGCGGCGGCGAGAACATCTATTCGTGCGAGGTCGAGAACGTGCTCTACGACCATCCAGCGGTATCCGACGCCGCGCTGGTCGGCCTGCCCCACCCCACCCTGGGCGAGGAACCCGCCGCCGTCGTGTATCTCGCCCCCGGCAAGACCGCGAGCGAGGCGGAGCTGCAGGCCTGGGTGGGCGAGCGGCTCGCCCGCTTCAAGGTGCCGGTCAGGATCGGCTTTTCGCCCGAAACCCTGCCGCGCAACGCCAATGGCAAGATCCTGAAGGGCGAATTGCAACATCTGCTTGACGGCGCTACGGAAAAGGCGACGACGGGCGAGGTCCGGCCGCCGTCGAGCGGCTGA